CGTGCTGGCCGAGTACGCCCGCCGCTATCCGCACGTGGTGATCGACATGGAAGATGCCTTGAGCGAAGACGGCATTCGGGCTGTGCAGAAAGGCACGGCGGAGCTGGCGGTGATTGGCGACAACGTGCCGCACGAAGGCCTGGAGACCATCGTCTGCAATGTCGACCAGCTGGTGCTGCTGGTGCCGGCAGGCCACGCGCTGGCCGGCCAGCAGAACGCCCCCATCGTGAACGTGCTCGACCACGACCTGGTCACGCTCGCACGCAGCGCATCGCTCACGCGCAAGGTGATGGCCGCGGCTGACGCGGTCAAGCGCACACCGCGCATCCGGGTGCAGGTGCGCAGCTTCGATTCGATGTGCCGCATGGTTTCGTTCGGGCTTGGCCTGGCGATCTTGCCGCGCGCGGCCGCCGCGCTCTATGCCCAGGCCCTCGGCCTCGTGCAGGTGGATCTCGAAGGCATCGAGATGGAACGCGTGCTGCTGCTGGCCATGCGCAGCCGCCCGGAACTCTCCGCGCCGGCGGCCGCCCTGGTTGAAATGATCGAAAGCACGGCTCCGTTCAGCGCAGCACGGCACTCTCCGACGCCTGGCGCATAAGGCGGTCGCGGTCCGCAGGCAGAAGAAAGCCCTGGGCGAACGCCTTCTCGGCGGCGGTCCGCACCGCGGCCACGTAGCCTTCATGGCTGCCATAGCGCTCCTCGAGCGACAGGCGCGGGTCGCCACTGGCAGTCCGCTCGGCACGCGTGCGTGCGAACGGCACGTACCCGCCCACGTAGTTGCACACCTGGCCTCGATGGAAGCCCTCTGCGGTAACGTTGAATCCCAGGTAGGTGCCCAGCGGCGCCATCACCAGCACCGTGGGAACCCCGTCGATCTCGTTGCCGTCGGCATCGACCTTCGGCACTTTCATCGGGATCACCTTCTTGATGACCGGCGGCACATTGGTCGGCACGCCAGAGGCTTCGGAGTGGTTGAATTGCGGCCCCCAGTCATAGTCGAACACCGGAAACGCAAAGTTCTCCGGCAGGAAGATCGAGTCCGGAATGCCGGGCACCCCGCTCGGAAAGCCCATCGCCTTCTTGTTGGCGTCGACCAGCGTCCTGGCCGCCAGCGTGGGCCAGCGGCTGGGCGGCGGCGGCGTTCCGTTCAGCACCCAATCGCGCATGGCCAGGCGCAGCACGTTGGTAATTTCGGTGTGCGGCACCGGGTTTGCCGCCAATGTGCCGCGGCCAAAGTTGTTGCCGGGGCAGCTCGCCCTAGTGCTGGCCGTGACTGCGGGCATGTGCGTGAAGCCGCCCGCGCCGCCGCCGTGGTGGCTGCTCGGCACGTAGTAGCGCCGAACGTTGCGCGGCAGCGGAATATCCGTGTCCCCCGCCGTGCCGATCCACTCGGGCGTGAGCTTCAGCGCGTACACCTCGGCCGACCCGAAATGCTCGATCACCTTCGGGCAGGTGTCGTTGGCGTTGCAACGCGAGAAGATGCTGCCAGTGGGTTGCCTTCGCACCGGGTCTGGCCAATCCACCCACCACTGCGGGCCTTCGCTGCCCTGCTGATACAGCTCCAGCACGCCGTCCGGCTGGGCCCAGCGCGAGTTGGCCGCCACCCGGCGGCCCGCGATGATCGGCCAGGCTCCGTCGTACACCTTGCGGTTGCGCTCGTCCTGGTTCAGGCCCATGAAGATGAACTGCCGCACCATGTTTCCGGACTGCGACACACCCCGCACGGCAGTGCCCTTGACCAGGCCGGCCACCGGATTGCGCGTGCCGAAATCGTCGGCCGCCTCGTAGCGGAAGAAGGTGCCCACGTCGCGGAACGCCGCCATGCCCACGCCCAACACATAGGCGTTTTGCGCCGGGTACACCACCTGGTACAGCAGGTTGGCGTCGAAGCCGTTGCGCAGGCAGATGTGCACCGGCAGATTGCCGGGCGCATTGGCCGGGTTGATGTCGATGGGCGTGCCCGGAAACGGATGGCCCGCCTCGCATTTGGCGAATGCCCAGTCGCCCGGCGCGATGGCCGGGCCATCGGTGACCACGCCGTCGACCGTTTCCTTGATGTGCGTCTTCAGCGTTGCCTGGGTCGTGTCCAACGTGGCCGGAAGGTAGGGCACGGGGTTGGTCTGCACCATCAGCGGCTGCGAGGCCGCGCCGCTGCGGTTGACGATGCGCCCGAACACCATGCCTGTGACGGCCACGCCGTTCACCTTGGCAATCGGCGCCGCCACCCAGTGATGGGTGCCCTCGGCCCGGTTGGCGGGAACGCCCGTGTTGCCCGCGTTGTCCGCCTGCCAGCCGCTGCGCAGGCCAATATCGCCCAGCTCGCGCTCGTCCACAACAATGGTGCCCTCGCCACCGCGATTGGGCACGTCATGCCAGAGAAAGCCGCTCGCACGGCTCATGTCGACCGGCTTCACCAGATTGAAGGTAGTTTCATACCGCACCTTGCCGTCTGCGTCCGCCCCCAACTTGATGTCGGTGATGACGCTGTTGTGCGGGTCGTTCGGGTCGAGCTCGCCGAACGCGCGGCCGCGAATCTGCTCGTACGGGATCGACCGCCCCGCGAGCGGCGCAACGTTGTCGATCACGATGCGAGTGACGCGGGCCTCGGCCGGCGCGGCGGCAATAACGATGGCCGCCGTGGCCGCTGCCGCGAGCCAGTGCAGGCGTGGCTGGCGCCCCGTCGGGCTTCTGGAGTGCATGCTGTCTCCTGTCTTTTTTGTGTGCGGATCCGACGGCGTCGGCGCTGTGCATCCTCACAATTCGGAGACACGCCGGCAATTCACGTCTTGTTTAGCCGGTCTTAACCGGTGGTTAAGGACTGGCTCGCACCGCAAGCTGAAAGCCGACTCACCCCGCCCGCGGCATCAGAGCGCCGTGCAATAGCAACTGACAGGCGCACAAGCCAGCTGCGCCTCCAGCGCACGCCAGGCGCCCGACGCCACCGCGCGGTCGATATGCGCCTGATGATGACTCCGAGATTCCCACGATTCGACCAGCGTGAACACGCAGGCGTTGTCGCTGCGCCCGAACAGCTGCACACCCCGGCAGCCATCCGCCGACGGCAGCGACTGTTTGACCTGGTTCATGAGCTCGGCGAATGCGGAGGCGCCCTCGGGCTTGGCTTCGAAAGTGATGATGACGTTGATCGGGTCCATGGAATTTCGCTGCTGCTTCAAAGAAAGAAAAGAAAAAGGAAGCAGGCAGGTTAGCCAGCGCCCTTCCTCGCGCCTAGGCGCGAAGCTGCGAACAAATTGCCCATGGCTGCGAAGCTTGCGCAGCCCCCATCGCCATCAGCCCGACTGCACGCGCCGCACGTATTCCGCAGGCGTTGCCTCGAACCGCCTGCGGAACGCACGGTTGAAATGCGCCGGGCTCTCGAACCCCACCTTCGCAGCCGCATCGCCGGGCCGCAGCCCCGCGCCCAGCATCAGCGTGCGCGCTTCTTCCAGGCGCAGGTCGCGAATGCAGCGCATCGGCGTGACCCCAGCCACCTCGCGAAAACTGTGCGCGAAGTGCGAAGGGCTCATGTGCACGTGGCTGGCGATTTCGGCCACCGACAGCGGCCGGCCCAGATGGCGGCGCATGAAGGCGATCGCCGTCTGTATGCGTGCCCCGGCCTTGCTGACCGCGCCCGCGCTGCGGATGGCGGCCGCGGCCTCGGAGCGCAGCAGCCGCAGCACGATCTCCTCCACGGCCAGCGGCGCGAGCGTGCGGCGGTCCACCGGGTCATCGGCCGCCAGCAGCAGACGGGTGAAGGCCTCGACCACTTCCGGCGCCACCGGGGCCGTGAAGTTCTCGGTCACGCGGGCCGGCTCGGCCGTCAGCGTGCCGCTTTCCGCCAGCGCGACGAAAGACTTGACCAACACATCGGGCGGCAGGTCGAGATGAATGGCGAGGTACGGCGCTTCAGCGCTCGCCCCGACGACCGTGCCGCGGCACGCGACCTCGGCGCCTAGCACCAGGCATTGGGTGGCGCCGTAGTCGAGCGAGCGACGGTCGCCGCCGAGGTGCGCGGTCTTGCGGCCTTGCAAGACCACCACGACGCCCGGCGTGAGGCGCTGGGTTTTCTCGTAGCGGATCGGGCGGGAGAAGCGGTAGTAGCGCAGGCCGGGGTAGATGGCATCGGTGCGGCCGTCTGCGGGGGTTCGCGCCGCGACCATGTCGCGCAGGCGGGCCCAGGCGGCCGGGATCATGGCTTCTTCGAGCTTGTTGTTGTCGTCGGCGACGGCGGGAGCTGGCATCGGCTTTGTTGAGGAGAGAAAGGAAAAGCGAAATGCGCAGGGTAGCCGGTCGGCGTGCGCCCGATGGCGGGGCGCGCTGTTGCTGGCGCTATGGAACGCAGAGGATGTTCCGTTTGCAGCGCTTCGTTCACCGCGTCCTTTGAAGCTCAGCAGCGAAAGCGTGCGGCCCCAGCGGCTATGGTGCGCGCCCTAGCACTTTCGCCTAGTGCGCCATTGAAGTTGCGAATTCCCGGTGTTGCGCATCTGAAGGTTCGCGGATGTACTGCTCACCGGCTGCTTGGGGCCCAAAGCAGAACTACGAGCTTCTCCATAGGAGACGTTCAAGGCTTCAACACCTTACCGCTGCCGAAGCCAGGCCAGAGCCCTCAAGCGCAGGCTGCCAAACGAGGTACTCGTTCCAGACCTCCCAACTGGAAGAAGCCAGCCAGATACGAGACCGCAAATCAAACCCGCCCCCGCCGAAAGATTGGCCATCTCGACGATTCGAACTACACGATTTGGATTGCCTGATAACAGCACAGGGAAGTACGCCGCAGCCGCCCCATACCCGACGACTACCCCGATTGCCGCTCCTGCCACAGCTCCGAGGGTCATTCTTGGGAACGCGGCAACCAGACAGAGCACCGAAATGCAGTACAGGAGACCAGCGACTACCGCCGGAGCACCACCAACAGCGAACGCGCCAACAATCGCAAAAGGGTGGAGAGCAAATGTCAGTGACTCTCTCGAGTCGGACGCTGACGCGGTCATAAGAAGTCCGAGCAAGGGGCCAAGAATGACAAAAAAACCAATCGACTGGGCTGCGTGAATGAGCTTTGGCTTACCTGAAAAGATGGGTGTCTTTGGCGGAGTGCGCCGACTAGAAGAATCCGGTCTCCAACTGCTGCTGGCGCCGAAGTCCGCGCCACATACCTCGCACGACGTGGCATCCAGAGCAACCTGCGCATCACAGTTCGGGCAGTACATATGGTTTATCGGGCGTGAGTCCGGTTGTGGCCGCAAGCGGAGGGCCTATTTGGGCAACCGTCCGGTGTCCATAAGGAATCCCACGAAATCATCGTGAAGGCCTTCGCCGATCTTGCTCCCATGTTCATCAACCACGTAGAGGCGCCCTTTCTCGGCGAGAGCCGTTCCGCCATCCATGGCAACCAGGAACGAATGCCCGAGACCACGAAAGCACTCCGACAGGACCTTTGCCAGAGTTTCTCTCGCTACTCCAGCGGCGGCTAGGGCGCGCTGAATCTCGCGATACGGCTTCTCGTCCTCTACCCAGACAAGGTCGGATTGCGGGTCGGTGAGGGCTTCCGACGCGGTTGTCGACCACACTTCCAATGCCCTTGCCATGTCTTCAAACAGGTCGTCCTTTGTAGCCATAAGATCCATGCGAATTGATGCCGATGCGAACGTCCGGCGTTGGCCGATTTGTTTCAGGTGATGCGGCGCACCATGTGCCGGCGACGGCATTCGTCGCACCCAATGCGATGGCCTGCCGCTCCGCCTCGGCCAGCAGGTGGCTGCCCAGGCCCGAGCCGCGCACGTCGGCTTCGACAAACAGTGTTTCGATGTTGAGCCAGTAGAGAAAAACAAAGCTCCGCACCCCGCCCAGCAATCGGCCATTCCCGTCCCTGGCGTTGAGCCGGATGTACTGCTGCTCGGGATACTCGCCGTCGAAGCCATAGTTGTAGTGGCGCAGCTTGCGGCCGAGCTCGCCGGAGCGGAGTTCTTCCGGCGTGGCGGCGGTGATGCTGTTGTTTTCCATGTGGGAGAAGGGTAACGGAGCCGCGCCGCGCCCCGGTTGGGCGTGTGGCCGAATTCCGACTCACGGCCGATGCGTGCCCCAACCCTGGAATGTGTAGTAGATGTTCATTGTTTCCTCGTGAGAGTCCGCCCAGAATACCCAGACGCAATGGCCCCGGCCGAAGATCTTCTCAGAGAGCTCGCGCACGGGGTTTCCGTCAGGGCCAGCCGGAACGCACGAGGGCAACCAGTCACCCGCGACATCCGGATTGGGATGCATCCAGATCTCGTAG
The Variovorax paradoxus genome window above contains:
- a CDS encoding AraC family transcriptional regulator, which translates into the protein MPAPAVADDNNKLEEAMIPAAWARLRDMVAARTPADGRTDAIYPGLRYYRFSRPIRYEKTQRLTPGVVVVLQGRKTAHLGGDRRSLDYGATQCLVLGAEVACRGTVVGASAEAPYLAIHLDLPPDVLVKSFVALAESGTLTAEPARVTENFTAPVAPEVVEAFTRLLLAADDPVDRRTLAPLAVEEIVLRLLRSEAAAAIRSAGAVSKAGARIQTAIAFMRRHLGRPLSVAEIASHVHMSPSHFAHSFREVAGVTPMRCIRDLRLEEARTLMLGAGLRPGDAAAKVGFESPAHFNRAFRRRFEATPAEYVRRVQSG
- a CDS encoding LysR family transcriptional regulator codes for the protein MINLNRFDLISLRLFVAVVDGGSLTAGADRFGVSLPAASKRITELEQHCGMALLQRGQRGVTATPEGQSLHRHAIEVIARLEQLVQAVDDLQSGATGHLRLCANPSAFGGFLPSVLAEYARRYPHVVIDMEDALSEDGIRAVQKGTAELAVIGDNVPHEGLETIVCNVDQLVLLVPAGHALAGQQNAPIVNVLDHDLVTLARSASLTRKVMAAADAVKRTPRIRVQVRSFDSMCRMVSFGLGLAILPRAAAALYAQALGLVQVDLEGIEMERVLLLAMRSRPELSAPAAALVEMIESTAPFSAARHSPTPGA
- a CDS encoding alpha/beta hydrolase domain-containing protein, yielding MHSRSPTGRQPRLHWLAAAATAAIVIAAAPAEARVTRIVIDNVAPLAGRSIPYEQIRGRAFGELDPNDPHNSVITDIKLGADADGKVRYETTFNLVKPVDMSRASGFLWHDVPNRGGEGTIVVDERELGDIGLRSGWQADNAGNTGVPANRAEGTHHWVAAPIAKVNGVAVTGMVFGRIVNRSGAASQPLMVQTNPVPYLPATLDTTQATLKTHIKETVDGVVTDGPAIAPGDWAFAKCEAGHPFPGTPIDINPANAPGNLPVHICLRNGFDANLLYQVVYPAQNAYVLGVGMAAFRDVGTFFRYEAADDFGTRNPVAGLVKGTAVRGVSQSGNMVRQFIFMGLNQDERNRKVYDGAWPIIAGRRVAANSRWAQPDGVLELYQQGSEGPQWWVDWPDPVRRQPTGSIFSRCNANDTCPKVIEHFGSAEVYALKLTPEWIGTAGDTDIPLPRNVRRYYVPSSHHGGGAGGFTHMPAVTASTRASCPGNNFGRGTLAANPVPHTEITNVLRLAMRDWVLNGTPPPPSRWPTLAARTLVDANKKAMGFPSGVPGIPDSIFLPENFAFPVFDYDWGPQFNHSEASGVPTNVPPVIKKVIPMKVPKVDADGNEIDGVPTVLVMAPLGTYLGFNVTAEGFHRGQVCNYVGGYVPFARTRAERTASGDPRLSLEERYGSHEGYVAAVRTAAEKAFAQGFLLPADRDRLMRQASESAVLR
- a CDS encoding GNAT family N-acetyltransferase; the protein is MENNSITAATPEELRSGELGRKLRHYNYGFDGEYPEQQYIRLNARDGNGRLLGGVRSFVFLYWLNIETLFVEADVRGSGLGSHLLAEAERQAIALGATNAVAGTWCAASPETNRPTPDVRIGINSHGSYGYKGRPV
- a CDS encoding putative quinol monooxygenase, with amino-acid sequence MDPINVIITFEAKPEGASAFAELMNQVKQSLPSADGCRGVQLFGRSDNACVFTLVESWESRSHHQAHIDRAVASGAWRALEAQLACAPVSCYCTAL